The segment CCCCTATGCCGGATACGCAAGGCACAGAAGAAGGAACCATCGGATTTCGGGGCACACCAGGCTACGCCTCTCCAGAACAATTTCGTGATACCCATAACGTTGATCGCCGCACCGATATATTTTCCTTCGGTATTTGCCTTTGGCTCATCTTCTGTAGTCGGAAGCCATATGCGAACAATCAAGTTCCCGAACCCTTGGACCCTTCTCCTCCTCCGGGAGGTAATGCGTTTCCACCGACGTTGCCCCACCTACTTAAAAAGTCCGTGGCATTTGATCCGAAAAACCGTTACCAAGATTTTTCAGAACTCCGCAGTGACCTCAATCGAGCCTATATCGAACTCTATCGGGTAGATTGCCCGTACATGGAGATTGATTTCACTGATCTGGAAGCGGAAAATTACAATAACCGGGCGGTCTCCTTCCTGGAGCTGGGGAAGAGCAAAGAGGCTGAATCCTGCCTTGCCCATGCCCTGGAAATTAATGATGCGCTTCCCGAGGCTATATTCAATAATATTCTGCTCCGCTGGCAAAGTAATCGGGCTACACCTTCCTATCTCTTACGTCAACTTGAGGCTATCAGTCAGCGCCTGCCTAAAATTGCCCTTCTAGAGACACTGGCCATTGCCCTTAAAGAAGCTATCTCTTCCTCGACTCCAACAAGTGTCGCGTCCTCGCAATTACCATCCGTATCTTTTCCGGAATACAGGTTATGTTTTCCTAAGAACTCAGTCGATGCCTTCCGTACCGGCCAACTCCACCTAGCCACTCAACGCAATGTCAGCGATTTACTAGCTAAGGGTCACTACGCGGATTGCCATGAGATACTTACTCGCGGCTGGGGGAATATTGGCTATCGCAAGGACAGAGTTTTTCTTCCTGCCTATGAACAACTCCTCGTACAAGGCAGAAAAAAGGGCATAAAAGGTGTGACCAGGTTAAAGACACTCCCTCCTACTGGTTCTCATGTTGACAGCCCGATCCTTATCCCTGGAACAAACCGTATCTTTTACCTCTCTCCATCAGGTAAAATCATGCTCCGCACCCTGGCTGAGAATCACAAACCCAAGGGACTTGAGGCCTATCGTGATGTCACTACCATTACTTATAGCGCCACTCGCGGACTTCTCGCTTTTGCAAACCCCACCGGAATCCACCTATTATCGATAAAATCTGGAAAAATTTCGCAGACGATTTCAATAACAGACAAGGTTACTGCCTTATCCTTCACTCCTGATGGAACCGCCCTCAGTTTCGGACAGGACAGCGGCAACATTGTTATCATGGATTTGGCAACCGGCAAAACGACATCACTTCTCACTAACAAAAAAGTGCCGGTCAGATCCCTTGTTCATTTCGATAAACACCCAGACTGCATCTCTGGTCATGACGACGGAACTATCTGCTTATGGGACAAAGGGACACGTGAATGCCTTCGTCAACTCACAGCCCATGCCATGCCGGTAACCATCCTATCACCAACTGTCGACGGAAGTCTCTTCCTCTCAGGGGCACGGGATCGAAATGTTAAAATCTGGAACAGAAAAAACGGGAGACAGCTTAGTTCATTAGTCCCCCATGAAGATACCGTCAACGCCGCCATATTATTGCAAGACAACGCACATTTTCTCAGCGCCGGTGATGATGACTTGATCAAAATATGGGAGATAGAATCCGGGCGTTGCCTTCACACCCTGGAAGGTGGCGGGGACGGTATCCGTAGTCTGTTTATGGGGGCTAAACCCCACATTTTTTTAGCCGGGCGCAACGATGGCGCAATAATAGTCTGGATGGTAATCTATGACCTGGAATTTCCTTAAACACCTTTTCTGTCCCTGTAGATGCCCTGTAGCCCTGTTTGGCCGCACCGATACCGGAAAAACACGTCCAAACAACGAAGACAGCTTTTCCATCCTGCCTCACAATAACCTGATGATGGTTGCTGATGGAATGGGTGGACATAATGCCGGTGAAATTGCCAGTCGCACAGCAATCAAATCCATGATTCAGGTATTGGTCCCTGATGCCCTGAACCAAGCCTCAAACAACCAGAATGAAATTCGCCATCTCCTTATTCATGGCTTATGCAAAGTAAACGAGCAGGTCATTGACAAAGCACGTGAAGATCAAGCCTACTCCGGAATGGGTTGCACCTTCATTCTGGGTTATGTTAATAAGGGACTTTTCTATACCTGCCATGTCGGTGATGTTAGGGCATATCTTCTTACCAAAGATCTCCGTCAGCTTACCCAAGACCACACCTATGTCGCTGAAATCGCCAGAGGCGACCTGTCGAAAACTCAATCATCCGACAGCGCCAAAGTCACCAGGCATGTGGTGAGCCGAGCAGTTGGCTTTCCCTTCCCTGAAGACCCGGATTGCACAATTACCCCGGTAGCCAAGGGTGACCGCATCCTCCTCTGTTCAGACGGTCTCTGGTCCATGCTCCCTGACGCTCGCCTGGAATCTATCCTTCGGCAGGCATCAACGCCTGAGGAGGCTTGCGACACGCTCATAGCCGAAGCGAATAAGGCCGGGGGCAAGGATAATATCACCGCAGTGGTCGGCTTTGTCTGATCAAGCATTAAAAGATAGTTACGAAACCGATGCCTAAACTCTCTCCCCTTGATCTTGTCAAACGTACTCCGATGACCAATTGCCGACAATGCGGGTTCCCCACTTGTCTGGCCTTTGGCGCAGCTGTTGTGAAGACCGGGGTCAGCCCTGGCCAGTGTCCGTTTATTAATCTCTCAGGGATTGACATCACCACCGACATTTCCTTTATTAAAGATCAAAAAATTAAGGATCTTGATTTTATTGCCTCGCTGAAAGAGAAAATCAGACCGTTACATTTTGAGGAGATCGCGCCCCACCTTGGGGCCACATTCAGCGCTGACTGTAACGGAAAGCTTATCTTCCATTACCTGGGACAAGAGGTGAGCCTATCAAAGTCAACCTTGACCATTGATGGTCAAGAACCGGATGACCCCAGAGATCAGATTCTTCTCTACAATTATGTCGCAAGTGGCGGGAATCATCTCCCTGCTCACGACTGGGTAGGCATGGAAAGTCTGCCTAATTCAATATCCAAAATCAAGACATTAGCAACCTACTGTGAAGATCGACTGGCTCGGCTCTTCCACGATCAGTCAGCGCCACATATTATGGCAGGCATTACCGCTGTCGGTGGCACAGCGACCGACGGTGAGGGAGCAACGCTTGCCGCGATCATCTTAGTCCTGCCCATGATTCCACAGTTCGTCCTCTACTGGGAGGAATCTTTGGAAGATCATTTTCCGGCCCAGGTCAAGGTCCTCTTCGATCGCCACGTCCTCTCTTATCTCGATCTGGAATCACTGGTCTTTTCTTCAGAACGCTTGGCAGACCGAATGACTTCCCTTCTGAAATCTCAAGTTTTGATATGAAGTCGGCTACCGTTCCTTTAGCCGAACGAATGCGCCCTCAGACTCTTGCCGAATTTATCGGCCAGGAGCACCTGATCGGCAAAGACAAGATCCTCGGACGTCTTATTGAGAAACGCCAACTACCATCCCTGCTGCTATGGGGGCCTCCCGGTGTCGGCAAGACGACCCTCGCTCGCCTGCTGGCGAGCTTAAGCGGAGCAAATTTCGTCTTCTTCTCGGCGGTAATGTCCGGGGTCAAAGAGGTCCGTAAAATTGTCGAAGAGAGCCAGATTCTCCGAGATCGGGACGGGACGCAGACCCTTCTCTTTGTCGATGAAATTCATCGTTTCAATAAGGCCCAACAGGATGGATTCCTTCCCCATGTTGAAAGTGGTCTTTTAACCTTGATTGGCGCCACCACTGAAAATCCGTCTTTTCATGTCATTGCCCCACTCCTTTCCCGTTGTCGGGTCCTGATCCTTGAGCCGCTCTCAAACGACCATCTCGCCGCAATTATTCATCAAGCGCTGAGTAATCGAGAACGAGGCTTGGGAACTATCAACATCACGGTAGATGATACGGCGCTTACCCACCTGGTACGGATGGCGGATGGTGATGCCCGCATGGCCTTAAACAGCCTTGAGATCGCAACTTCTCTGGCAGAAAGCAATGAAACCGGTGGCTTGACCCTGACCCTGGCCACGGCGGAAGAGGCCTTTCAACGCCGTAGTCTTCGCTATGACAAGAGCGGAGAAGAACATTACAACCTGATTTCCGCCCTGCACAAGAGTCTTCGTGACAGTGATCCAGACGGATCCCTCTACTGGTTATGCCGAATGCTGGCATCCGGTGAGGAACCGCTCTATATTGCCCGCCGGCTAATCCGTTTCGCCTCCGAGGATATCGGCAATGCCGATCCCCAGGCATTAACAATTGCCATTAATGGTCGCGACTCGTATCAAACACTCGGAACGCCGGAAGGTGAACTGGCCTTGGCCCAGGTTGTAATCTATCTGGCCACCGCCCCCAAGAGCAACGCGGTATATGCCGCCTACAATCAAGTAATGCGGGACATCCGGGAAACCGGGAGTCTGCCGGTGCCGCTCCACATCCGTAACGCGCCAAGCAAACTGATGAAGGAGATCGGATACGGCAAAGGCTATCAATACGCTCACGATCAACCGGATGGTCTGGTTGCCCAGGACCACCTTCCCCCGGAATTAGCGGGACGGAGGTATTACCATCCCACCAATCGCGGCCATGAGGCGATCGTCAAAGATCGGCTAACGAAATGGAGAGAAATATTGCAGAAAAGGGAAAATAAATAGCATCGGAGTTGCCCACCCATGACAACTTGAACTCATCGCTACGATTTTTCAGATACTGGAATCTGTTTCTTCAAAGTGGAACGACAGCTCATTGAACAAGCGAAGACATATGTCGACGATTTCCTGGTCATAGCATTGCCCCTTGTGGATGATCAGTTCGTGCAGTGCAGCTTCAATCCCAAGTGATGGCCGGTACGGGCGTTGGGAGGACATGGCTTCGGCGACATCGGCCACGGCAATGATCTTAGCTTCCACAAGAATGTCCTTACCTCCGAGGCCATGGGGGTATGAGCACTGAGCTGATGGTTTTTTAGATCCAGTAGTTTTTATTAGGATGTCTTTTGCTGGTCCGCATGCCGTCTACCATTGTTGACAGTTCTATCACTATTCAGCTCATAAACGAAATAACCTGAAACGACAGCTTCCACATTTCACAACAACCCAAGTTCACGAAGCATGTTGCGCGCTGTCTCAAACAGAGCTTCCTTGCCCGCGATGCTCCTGGCTTCGACATAAAAGCGCACCTTTGGTTCCGTCCCTGATGGCCTGATCATTATCCAGGAGTCATCGTCTAAGATCAGCTTATGCCCATCAATGGTTATCACATTGACAATAGTTCGCTCCTCCTCGCCAACTTTGATCTTTACCCCTACCGCATAACGATCCAACCCCTTCAAGGTCGCCGTTAAGGCATCACCATGTTGGGTAACAGTAACACCATCCTTGTCAGGGGCATAGAAACCATACTGTGACTGCAACTCTTTAAGATAATC is part of the Desulfobulbaceae bacterium genome and harbors:
- a CDS encoding serine/threonine-protein phosphatase gives rise to the protein MTWNFLKHLFCPCRCPVALFGRTDTGKTRPNNEDSFSILPHNNLMMVADGMGGHNAGEIASRTAIKSMIQVLVPDALNQASNNQNEIRHLLIHGLCKVNEQVIDKAREDQAYSGMGCTFILGYVNKGLFYTCHVGDVRAYLLTKDLRQLTQDHTYVAEIARGDLSKTQSSDSAKVTRHVVSRAVGFPFPEDPDCTITPVAKGDRILLCSDGLWSMLPDARLESILRQASTPEEACDTLIAEANKAGGKDNITAVVGFV
- a CDS encoding DUF3786 domain-containing protein → MPKLSPLDLVKRTPMTNCRQCGFPTCLAFGAAVVKTGVSPGQCPFINLSGIDITTDISFIKDQKIKDLDFIASLKEKIRPLHFEEIAPHLGATFSADCNGKLIFHYLGQEVSLSKSTLTIDGQEPDDPRDQILLYNYVASGGNHLPAHDWVGMESLPNSISKIKTLATYCEDRLARLFHDQSAPHIMAGITAVGGTATDGEGATLAAIILVLPMIPQFVLYWEESLEDHFPAQVKVLFDRHVLSYLDLESLVFSSERLADRMTSLLKSQVLI
- a CDS encoding protein kinase, with amino-acid sequence MLTHLLDRFKRTKSSKMDSQVLSLPEERQWQPGDIILQRYKIEQLFSGAMGRVYIAQHLGWNIPVAIKVPKPEVLADQEGAKRIFTEAESWVRMGMHPNVATCFYIQSINAIPHLFIEYVDGGDLSTWIKTGRCRDLRTALSMAIQFCHGMEFTHSKGIIHRDIKPQNILVTKNALVKITDFGIVQSITAPDPSTIAPMPDTQGTEEGTIGFRGTPGYASPEQFRDTHNVDRRTDIFSFGICLWLIFCSRKPYANNQVPEPLDPSPPPGGNAFPPTLPHLLKKSVAFDPKNRYQDFSELRSDLNRAYIELYRVDCPYMEIDFTDLEAENYNNRAVSFLELGKSKEAESCLAHALEINDALPEAIFNNILLRWQSNRATPSYLLRQLEAISQRLPKIALLETLAIALKEAISSSTPTSVASSQLPSVSFPEYRLCFPKNSVDAFRTGQLHLATQRNVSDLLAKGHYADCHEILTRGWGNIGYRKDRVFLPAYEQLLVQGRKKGIKGVTRLKTLPPTGSHVDSPILIPGTNRIFYLSPSGKIMLRTLAENHKPKGLEAYRDVTTITYSATRGLLAFANPTGIHLLSIKSGKISQTISITDKVTALSFTPDGTALSFGQDSGNIVIMDLATGKTTSLLTNKKVPVRSLVHFDKHPDCISGHDDGTICLWDKGTRECLRQLTAHAMPVTILSPTVDGSLFLSGARDRNVKIWNRKNGRQLSSLVPHEDTVNAAILLQDNAHFLSAGDDDLIKIWEIESGRCLHTLEGGGDGIRSLFMGAKPHIFLAGRNDGAIIVWMVIYDLEFP
- a CDS encoding replication-associated recombination protein A, which produces MKSATVPLAERMRPQTLAEFIGQEHLIGKDKILGRLIEKRQLPSLLLWGPPGVGKTTLARLLASLSGANFVFFSAVMSGVKEVRKIVEESQILRDRDGTQTLLFVDEIHRFNKAQQDGFLPHVESGLLTLIGATTENPSFHVIAPLLSRCRVLILEPLSNDHLAAIIHQALSNRERGLGTINITVDDTALTHLVRMADGDARMALNSLEIATSLAESNETGGLTLTLATAEEAFQRRSLRYDKSGEEHYNLISALHKSLRDSDPDGSLYWLCRMLASGEEPLYIARRLIRFASEDIGNADPQALTIAINGRDSYQTLGTPEGELALAQVVIYLATAPKSNAVYAAYNQVMRDIRETGSLPVPLHIRNAPSKLMKEIGYGKGYQYAHDQPDGLVAQDHLPPELAGRRYYHPTNRGHEAIVKDRLTKWREILQKRENK